The proteins below are encoded in one region of Euzebyales bacterium:
- a CDS encoding gamma-glutamyltransferase, whose product MPEDGLLSEEFASERFAQIDPTSASVKPVAPGDPCDEDGGTNCLPDPNAVDAAEGESTTHLVTADRWGNVVSYTLTIEQTGGSAITVPDRGFLLNNELTDFNFTGPSPNLPAPGKRPRSSMSPTIVLDDGDPVLAVGTPGGSTTITTVARILANRLGRDMPLPEAVEEPRATQRNTPQVRPEPAFVEAYGAELEALGHVFEDPPTQELGAATAIELLGPGRFLAVAEAVRRGGGDAGVVRQHRGR is encoded by the coding sequence GTGCCGGAGGACGGCCTGCTGTCGGAGGAGTTCGCCTCCGAACGCTTCGCGCAGATCGACCCGACCAGCGCCAGCGTGAAGCCAGTGGCACCGGGAGATCCGTGCGACGAGGACGGCGGCACCAACTGCCTGCCCGATCCGAACGCCGTGGACGCGGCCGAGGGCGAGTCCACGACACACCTCGTGACGGCCGACCGCTGGGGCAACGTGGTCAGCTACACGTTGACCATCGAGCAGACGGGCGGTAGCGCGATCACCGTGCCCGACCGCGGGTTCCTGCTCAACAACGAGCTGACCGACTTCAACTTCACCGGTCCGAGCCCGAACCTGCCCGCGCCCGGCAAACGGCCACGGTCGAGCATGAGCCCGACCATCGTGCTCGACGACGGTGACCCGGTGCTGGCCGTCGGCACGCCCGGTGGATCGACGACCATCACGACCGTCGCCCGGATCCTGGCCAACCGGCTGGGACGTGACATGCCGCTGCCCGAGGCGGTGGAGGAGCCCCGGGCGACGCAGCGCAACACACCGCAGGTGAGGCCCGAGCCGGCGTTCGTCGAGGCGTACGGCGCGGAGCTCGAAGCGCTCGGCCACGTGTTCGAGGACCCGCCGACCCAGGAGCTCGGCGCGGCAACGGCGATCGAGCTGCTCGGCCCCGGCCGCTTCCTCGCCGTCGCCGAGGCGGTGCGGCGCGGTGGTGGTGACGCCGGCGTCGTCCGGCAGCATCGGGGACGCTGA
- a CDS encoding winged helix DNA-binding domain-containing protein translates to MARTRDQLTTRDPDLTSSWPQVCGWRLARQHVTALAADAVGVASRLCGVQAQVTSSAHFAVGVRSPATDDDVDAALWTERTLVRTWAMRGTLHWLPAAEYGLWIAALTTRRWRITPSWEKYHGVTAAELDAVTRAIPEVLAGRRLTREELADGLADATGRAHLAEQLTSGWGAVLKPAANRGLLCFGPDRDRNITFVRPDEWLGDTGPAPKPEEAMRLVLRRFLDAYGPATPGDIARWFGEREPFGRQLLARHAEELAVVRVDGHRGWMTPEGATALAEHAPAEGVALLGGFDPYVLAPISHRVAIVPDGRLDEVSRTAGWISAVVLVDGMVAGTWTTEADGDATRLVISPFRGLTATERAAIDQRVAQLAGHVLPAGARATVART, encoded by the coding sequence ATGGCACGCACGAGGGACCAGCTGACGACCCGAGACCCCGACCTGACGAGCTCCTGGCCGCAGGTCTGCGGGTGGCGGCTGGCGCGCCAGCACGTCACCGCACTGGCCGCCGACGCGGTAGGGGTCGCGTCCCGGCTGTGCGGCGTGCAGGCCCAGGTCACGTCGTCGGCGCACTTCGCCGTCGGGGTGCGCTCACCAGCGACCGACGACGACGTCGACGCCGCACTGTGGACCGAGCGCACGCTGGTCCGCACGTGGGCGATGCGCGGGACACTGCACTGGCTGCCCGCCGCCGAGTACGGCCTGTGGATCGCAGCGTTGACCACCCGGCGGTGGCGGATCACGCCGTCATGGGAGAAGTACCACGGCGTCACGGCCGCCGAGCTCGATGCGGTCACCAGGGCCATTCCCGAGGTGCTCGCAGGACGGCGGCTGACGCGCGAGGAGCTGGCCGACGGGCTCGCCGACGCGACCGGCCGGGCCCATCTCGCGGAGCAGCTGACGTCCGGCTGGGGCGCAGTGCTCAAGCCTGCGGCGAACCGCGGGCTGCTGTGCTTCGGTCCCGACCGGGACCGCAACATCACCTTCGTGCGTCCCGACGAGTGGCTCGGCGACACGGGCCCCGCACCGAAGCCGGAGGAGGCCATGCGGCTCGTGCTGCGGCGGTTCCTCGATGCCTACGGTCCGGCGACCCCCGGCGACATCGCGCGATGGTTCGGCGAGCGCGAGCCGTTCGGGCGGCAGCTGCTCGCACGCCACGCCGAGGAGCTGGCGGTCGTCCGCGTCGACGGCCACCGGGGCTGGATGACGCCCGAGGGCGCCACCGCGTTGGCGGAGCACGCCCCGGCAGAGGGCGTGGCGCTGCTCGGCGGGTTCGACCCATACGTGCTGGCCCCGATCAGCCATCGCGTCGCCATCGTCCCCGACGGTCGGCTCGACGAGGTGTCGCGCACCGCCGGATGGATCTCGGCCGTTGTCCTGGTCGACGGGATGGTCGCGGGCACCTGGACCACCGAGGCCGACGGCGACGCGACCCGGCTCGTGATCTCGCCGTTCCGGGGGCTGACCGCCACCGAGCGGGCTGCGATCGACCAGCGTGTCGCGCAGCTCGCCGGACACGTGCTCCCCGCGGGAGCCCGGGCGACGGTCGCGCGCACCTGA
- a CDS encoding M20 family metallopeptidase has protein sequence MQQPERPYPGYLEQIAGRIRRADPPAPTSDFDGATALHDRIGALVDGMRDTLLELSHDVHDHPELGFAEHGAVRVIADTLAVHGVEAEVGGWGLDTAVHATTGVGAPTVALIAEYDALPDIGHACGHNVICATAVGAFLALHQVADELECTVELIGTPAEEGGGGKELIARAGGFDNVTAALAVHPFGMDVADHPWLGVRQVAVTYHGLTAHAAMTPFLGVNALDAAVLAYTGVAQLRQHMLPSDRVHGIITDGGQAPNVVPDRATAHFYIRSAEPETLATLTERVQAILESAATATGTTAELSWDPCPPYLPVRNNRPLAARYAVNVADRGRQVLPRGVAPTSLTASTDMGNISVRVPAIHPLLAVAPPEVTIHTPEFAEWAASDRADEATLDGAIGLARTAADICADADLRAAMVEDFDAEGGVIDVLGLLS, from the coding sequence ATGCAGCAGCCCGAACGCCCCTATCCCGGCTACCTGGAACAGATCGCCGGCCGCATCAGGCGGGCGGACCCGCCGGCGCCGACCTCGGACTTCGACGGCGCGACCGCGTTGCACGACCGCATCGGCGCGCTGGTCGACGGGATGCGCGACACGCTGCTCGAGCTCTCGCACGACGTCCACGACCACCCCGAACTCGGGTTCGCCGAGCACGGCGCCGTCCGAGTGATCGCCGACACGCTGGCCGTGCACGGCGTCGAGGCCGAGGTGGGCGGCTGGGGCCTGGACACCGCGGTCCACGCGACGACGGGCGTCGGTGCGCCGACCGTCGCCCTGATCGCCGAGTACGACGCGCTGCCCGACATCGGGCACGCGTGCGGGCACAACGTGATCTGCGCGACCGCCGTCGGTGCGTTCCTCGCGTTGCACCAGGTCGCCGACGAGCTCGAGTGCACCGTCGAGCTGATCGGCACCCCGGCCGAGGAGGGCGGGGGTGGCAAGGAGTTGATCGCCCGTGCCGGCGGTTTCGATAACGTGACCGCGGCGCTCGCAGTGCACCCGTTCGGGATGGACGTCGCCGACCACCCGTGGCTCGGCGTCCGCCAGGTCGCCGTGACCTACCACGGCCTGACCGCCCATGCCGCGATGACGCCCTTCCTGGGCGTCAACGCCCTCGACGCCGCCGTGCTCGCCTACACGGGCGTCGCCCAGCTCCGCCAGCACATGCTGCCCAGCGACCGCGTGCACGGCATCATCACCGACGGCGGCCAGGCACCCAACGTCGTCCCGGACCGGGCGACGGCCCACTTCTACATCCGCTCGGCCGAACCGGAGACGCTGGCGACGCTGACCGAACGGGTGCAGGCCATCCTCGAGTCGGCCGCCACCGCGACCGGCACCACGGCTGAGCTCTCGTGGGATCCATGCCCTCCCTACCTGCCGGTTCGGAACAACCGTCCGCTTGCCGCGCGATACGCCGTCAACGTCGCCGATCGAGGCCGTCAGGTGCTGCCACGGGGCGTCGCCCCGACCTCGTTGACCGCATCGACGGACATGGGCAACATCAGTGTCAGGGTCCCGGCGATCCACCCCCTGCTGGCCGTCGCGCCACCGGAGGTGACCATCCACACGCCGGAGTTCGCCGAATGGGCAGCGTCGGACCGGGCGGACGAGGCGACGCTCGACGGCGCCATCGGTCTCGCGCGCACCGCCGCGGACATCTGCGCCGACGCGGATCTGCGCGCCGCGATGGTCGAGGACTTCGATGCCGAGGGCGGTGTCATCGACGTCCTCGGACTGCTGTCGTAG
- a CDS encoding serine/threonine-protein kinase, protein MPETIAGRYALLTNIGAGGSADVWQARDTVLQRDVAIKRFAPGHSMDAAMTRELGALSSLDHPGIVRLYDAGVEDERPYLVVELVDGPTLRERLGYGPLTLEQARILGRDVAEALAHAHEHNLVHQDVTPTNILLDLDEGRARLTDFGICTPPRQDTDRNGCLGTTSGYTAVEQLLGGPICPAADVHALGLVLLEALTGHKEFDGSPLAAAVARVRRQPTIPQDLPSPWPQLLSAMTARDPAKRPSAATVAAYLDAYQAMDLPPLEQAPTAQQVASDVRELTVAGFVRRHPKVAVTTAAVITGFMLSWPLEAVSDSPQAEITPGVMASEIPADEANLSN, encoded by the coding sequence ATGCCTGAGACCATCGCGGGCAGATACGCGTTGTTGACCAACATCGGCGCTGGCGGCAGTGCCGATGTCTGGCAGGCACGGGACACCGTGCTGCAGCGCGACGTGGCCATCAAGCGCTTCGCGCCGGGCCACTCGATGGACGCGGCCATGACCCGCGAGCTGGGCGCCCTGTCGAGCCTGGACCACCCGGGGATCGTGCGCCTGTACGACGCCGGAGTCGAGGACGAGCGCCCCTACCTGGTCGTCGAGCTGGTCGACGGCCCTACCCTGCGTGAGCGCCTGGGGTACGGACCGCTAACGCTCGAGCAGGCACGCATCCTCGGGCGCGACGTCGCCGAGGCGCTCGCCCATGCCCACGAGCACAACCTGGTGCATCAGGACGTCACACCGACCAACATCCTGCTCGACCTCGACGAGGGGCGCGCCCGGCTGACGGACTTCGGCATCTGCACCCCGCCACGACAGGACACCGACCGGAACGGCTGCCTGGGGACGACGTCGGGGTACACGGCGGTCGAACAGCTGTTGGGCGGGCCGATCTGCCCGGCAGCCGACGTGCACGCACTCGGGCTCGTGCTGCTCGAGGCCCTGACGGGCCACAAGGAGTTCGACGGCTCTCCGCTGGCCGCGGCTGTCGCCCGCGTGCGCCGCCAGCCGACGATCCCGCAGGACCTCCCCTCACCCTGGCCACAGCTGCTGTCGGCCATGACCGCCAGGGACCCGGCCAAGCGCCCGAGCGCCGCCACCGTGGCCGCCTACCTCGACGCGTACCAGGCGATGGACCTGCCGCCGCTGGAGCAGGCACCCACAGCACAGCAGGTCGCGTCCGACGTCCGCGAGCTGACGGTCGCGGGTTTCGTCCGCCGCCATCCGAAGGTCGCGGTCACCACGGCGGCCGTGATCACCGGCTTCATGCTCTCCTGGCCGCTCGAGGCCGTGTCGGATTCGCCCCAGGCCGAGATCACGCCCGGTGTCATGGCATCGGAGATCCCAGCCGACGAGGCGAACCTGTCGAACTAG
- a CDS encoding ABC transporter ATP-binding protein has product MADERDAGIDRRATVRRVARLFSPYRGQVALVAALIVVTGGMELVNPWLTKLVFDDALFVEGGPHLRLLLLLVGTMATVTLTSAALGVWQTLIANRLGNRVMQDLRDDLFAHLQRMDLAFFTATRTGQIQSRLGNDVGGVQTVVTDTASTILSNVVVVVGALVAMFLLSWQLTLVSLVLLPLFVFLQLRVGRTRRAVASDTQSSLAEMTTITEESLSVSGMLLAKIFNRQATEISRYRAENARQAQLQVTQTMTGQWFFAVVRSFFQLLPAIIYLVTGLVLAGVALSGTAGTLTPGTVVAFTTLQSRVLFPLIRLLQVSVEVQTSFALFARIFEYLDLEPQIVDRETARDLDIEQVRGDVRLERVWFRYPPPRVTGDGVSEMIAAPDGSDGQRWVLRDLNLRIRPGQLAALVGPSGSGKTTTSYLLPRLYDVTRGRLLIDGIDVRDVTLSSLAGLIGMVTQDTYLFHASVRENLRYASPDASDDELVAAARAANIHDTIMRFEDGYDTVVGERGYRMSGGEKQRLSIARVILADPRILILDEATSALDTTSERLVQQALEPLMAERTTLAIAHRLSTILAADVIFVLVDGLLVEQGTHVELLARGGRYAQLYEEQFGGGEVEARCADGIVLPSGRVLADADR; this is encoded by the coding sequence GTGGCCGACGAGCGTGACGCAGGGATCGACCGGCGGGCCACCGTGCGGCGCGTGGCCAGGCTCTTCTCGCCCTACCGCGGTCAGGTGGCCCTGGTTGCCGCGCTCATCGTCGTCACCGGTGGCATGGAGCTGGTCAACCCCTGGTTGACCAAGCTGGTGTTCGACGACGCGTTGTTCGTCGAGGGCGGACCCCACCTGCGTCTCCTCCTCCTGCTGGTCGGGACGATGGCGACCGTCACGTTGACGTCGGCCGCCCTCGGCGTCTGGCAGACGTTGATCGCCAACCGGTTGGGCAACCGGGTGATGCAGGACCTGCGCGACGACCTGTTCGCGCACCTGCAGCGGATGGACCTCGCGTTCTTCACCGCCACACGCACCGGCCAGATCCAGTCGCGGCTCGGCAACGACGTCGGCGGGGTGCAGACCGTCGTCACCGACACCGCGTCGACCATCCTGTCCAACGTCGTGGTCGTGGTCGGCGCGCTCGTGGCGATGTTCCTGCTGTCGTGGCAGCTGACGCTCGTGTCGCTGGTCCTGCTGCCGCTGTTCGTCTTCCTCCAGCTGCGGGTCGGACGCACGCGCAGAGCGGTCGCGTCGGACACCCAGTCGTCCCTGGCCGAGATGACGACGATCACCGAGGAGTCGCTGTCGGTCTCGGGGATGCTGCTGGCGAAGATCTTCAACCGCCAGGCCACAGAGATCTCCCGCTACCGCGCGGAGAACGCCAGGCAGGCACAGCTGCAGGTCACCCAGACGATGACCGGCCAGTGGTTCTTCGCGGTCGTCAGGTCGTTCTTCCAGCTGCTGCCCGCGATCATCTACCTGGTCACGGGGCTGGTGCTGGCCGGGGTCGCGCTGTCGGGGACCGCGGGGACGCTGACGCCCGGCACGGTGGTCGCCTTCACGACCCTGCAGAGCCGCGTGCTGTTCCCGCTGATCCGCCTGCTGCAGGTCTCGGTCGAGGTGCAGACGTCGTTCGCCCTGTTCGCCAGGATCTTCGAGTACCTCGACCTCGAGCCGCAGATCGTCGACCGCGAGACGGCACGGGACCTCGACATCGAGCAGGTCCGTGGCGACGTCCGCCTGGAGAGGGTGTGGTTCCGCTACCCGCCACCGCGGGTGACCGGTGACGGTGTGTCGGAGATGATCGCGGCGCCCGACGGTTCCGACGGGCAGCGGTGGGTGCTGCGGGACCTCAACCTACGCATCCGTCCCGGGCAGCTCGCGGCGCTGGTCGGACCGTCCGGCTCGGGCAAGACGACCACCTCGTACCTGCTGCCGCGGCTGTACGACGTGACGCGTGGACGCCTGCTGATCGACGGCATCGACGTGCGCGACGTCACGCTGTCGTCGCTGGCGGGGTTGATCGGCATGGTCACCCAGGACACCTACCTGTTCCACGCGTCGGTGCGCGAGAACCTGCGCTACGCGAGCCCCGACGCATCCGACGACGAGCTGGTCGCCGCGGCGCGGGCCGCCAACATCCACGACACGATCATGCGGTTCGAGGACGGCTACGACACGGTCGTCGGTGAGCGTGGCTACCGGATGTCGGGCGGCGAGAAGCAGCGCCTGTCGATCGCACGGGTGATCCTGGCCGACCCCCGGATCCTGATCCTGGACGAGGCGACATCGGCGCTCGATACGACGAGCGAGCGGCTCGTCCAGCAGGCGCTCGAGCCGCTGATGGCCGAGCGGACGACGTTGGCCATCGCCCACCGCCTGTCGACGATCCTGGCCGCCGACGTCATCTTCGTGCTGGTCGACGGCCTGCTCGTCGAGCAGGGCACCCACGTCGAGCTGCTCGCCCGGGGCGGCCGCTACGCGCAGCTGTACGAGGAGCAGTTCGGCGGCGGCGAGGTCGAGGCGCGCTGTGCCGACGGCATTGTGCTCCCGTCCGGGCGTGTGCTGGCCGACGCCGACCGGTGA
- a CDS encoding hemolysin III family protein: MSTHALQRPRLRGWLHAVAVPVALTGAVVLWRSATHLDTSGRMTVMIFAASLVGLYSVSSLYHVPSWSARARRILSRCDGAMIQIMIAGTFTPIAFHTLSGAWRTGSLIAAWLVALIGAAFALSPLEAPRWLGTLGAVAAGWLLVVPMIRIMSVLPWQGNGLIVLGGVLYTVGAVVYARRSPDPIPGWFGFHEVFHVFVVAASTAHYLAIWRYVLLG, translated from the coding sequence GTGTCGACACATGCACTGCAGCGACCGCGGCTGCGGGGGTGGCTCCATGCCGTCGCCGTGCCGGTCGCTTTGACGGGTGCCGTGGTGCTGTGGCGCTCGGCGACCCACCTCGACACCTCCGGTCGCATGACGGTCATGATCTTCGCTGCCAGCCTCGTGGGCCTGTACTCGGTGAGCTCGCTGTACCACGTGCCGTCGTGGAGCGCCCGCGCGCGCAGGATCCTGTCCCGCTGCGACGGCGCGATGATCCAGATCATGATCGCCGGGACGTTCACGCCGATCGCGTTCCACACGCTCAGTGGCGCCTGGCGCACCGGCAGCCTGATCGCGGCGTGGCTGGTCGCGCTGATCGGTGCGGCGTTCGCGCTGTCACCGCTGGAGGCTCCCCGCTGGCTGGGCACCCTCGGCGCGGTGGCCGCCGGTTGGCTGCTAGTGGTACCGATGATCAGGATCATGTCGGTGCTGCCATGGCAGGGCAACGGGCTGATCGTGCTCGGCGGGGTGCTCTACACCGTCGGGGCGGTCGTGTACGCCCGGCGCAGCCCCGACCCGATCCCGGGCTGGTTCGGCTTCCACGAGGTCTTCCACGTGTTCGTCGTCGCCGCCTCGACCGCCCACTACCTGGCCATCTGGCGCTACGTGCTGCTCGGCTGA
- a CDS encoding TrmH family RNA methyltransferase, producing the protein MGDQDGVPPDDDRVGVRPHPRPWPDDPRLDPELLAEGDRRNVVDAYRYWRTSAIVDDLDRRRHPFHVAIENWTQDRNIGAVVRNANAFLAAAVHIVGRRRWNRRGAMVTERYQHVVHHADIDALVDWAGERNLPLVGVDNLPGAADLRTAPLPAACVLLFGQEGPGLSAAARRAVASVLSIPQYGSTRSINAGVASGIAMYEWIRRHDPTVAPAVGAGKDQPSST; encoded by the coding sequence ATGGGTGATCAGGACGGCGTGCCTCCTGACGACGACCGCGTCGGCGTCCGGCCGCACCCGCGGCCGTGGCCCGACGATCCCCGCCTGGATCCAGAACTGCTCGCCGAGGGTGACCGCCGCAACGTGGTCGATGCGTACCGCTACTGGCGGACCTCGGCGATCGTCGACGACCTCGACCGCCGCCGCCACCCGTTCCACGTCGCGATCGAGAACTGGACGCAGGACCGCAACATCGGCGCCGTGGTGCGCAATGCCAACGCGTTCCTCGCCGCGGCCGTCCACATCGTCGGTCGTCGTCGGTGGAACCGTCGCGGCGCCATGGTGACCGAGCGCTACCAGCACGTCGTGCATCACGCTGACATCGACGCGCTCGTCGACTGGGCGGGCGAACGGAACCTGCCGCTCGTCGGCGTCGACAACCTGCCGGGTGCCGCGGACCTGCGGACGGCACCGCTGCCGGCCGCGTGCGTGCTGCTCTTCGGTCAGGAGGGGCCGGGGTTGTCGGCGGCTGCGCGGCGCGCGGTCGCCTCGGTGCTGTCGATCCCGCAGTACGGCTCGACACGCTCGATCAACGCCGGCGTGGCGTCGGGGATCGCGATGTACGAGTGGATCCGACGGCACGACCCCACGGTCGCCCCCGCGGTGGGTGCCGGGAAGGATCAGCCGAGCAGCACGTAG
- a CDS encoding FAD-dependent monooxygenase: MDTIRNTCCVAGCGPAGAVLGLLLARAGVNVVVLEKHADFRRIPDGHTLGFLPRWDFLDFVTRHAERLPTFTLRRRTEVTGLLGDGRRVTGVRARTADGGDVEVVADLVVACDGRDSVATRQACRSSPAAHRSTCCGSACHAPTAILTMRSAGCPAVSCG, encoded by the coding sequence ATGGACACGATCCGGAACACATGCTGCGTCGCCGGCTGCGGGCCGGCAGGCGCCGTGCTCGGCCTGCTGCTCGCCCGCGCGGGCGTGAACGTCGTCGTGCTCGAGAAGCACGCCGACTTCCGCCGGATCCCCGACGGCCACACGCTCGGCTTCCTACCACGGTGGGACTTCCTGGACTTCGTCACGCGCCACGCCGAGCGCCTCCCGACGTTCACGCTCCGCCGGCGCACCGAGGTCACCGGCCTCCTCGGCGACGGTCGCCGGGTCACCGGTGTCCGCGCGCGCACGGCCGACGGCGGGGACGTGGAGGTCGTGGCCGACCTGGTGGTCGCGTGTGACGGCCGCGACTCGGTGGCGACGCGTCAGGCCTGCCGCTCGTCGCCCGCGGCGCACCGATCGACGTGCTGTGGTTCCGCCTGCCACGCGCCGACGGCGATCCTGACAATGCGTTCGGCCGGCTGTCCCGCGGTCAGCTGCGGGTGA
- a CDS encoding FAD-dependent monooxygenase — protein MIDRGMHWQVGYVIPKDGYEEVRTGGLPRFRARIADLAPFVRGRVDAIDDWDDIALLRVQLNRLRRWWRPGLLCIGDAAHAMSPVGGVGINLAVQDAVAAARITADPLRRGALSPAHLARVQLRRALPTVLTQLGQQIVHDRVLGPLVRGRSGPGTPALIRLLDRYPALRAVPA, from the coding sequence ATGATCGACCGCGGCATGCACTGGCAGGTCGGGTATGTGATCCCCAAGGACGGCTACGAGGAGGTGCGGACTGGCGGACTGCCGCGGTTCCGCGCGCGCATCGCCGACCTCGCGCCCTTCGTGCGCGGACGTGTTGATGCGATCGACGACTGGGACGACATCGCGCTGCTGCGCGTGCAGCTCAACCGCCTGCGCCGGTGGTGGCGGCCGGGCCTGCTGTGCATCGGCGACGCCGCGCACGCGATGTCGCCGGTCGGTGGCGTCGGCATCAACCTCGCCGTACAGGACGCCGTCGCCGCGGCACGCATCACCGCGGACCCGCTCCGACGGGGCGCGCTGTCACCCGCGCACCTGGCCCGGGTGCAGCTGCGGCGGGCGCTGCCAACCGTCCTGACCCAGCTGGGACAGCAGATCGTCCACGATCGGGTGCTCGGCCCACTGGTCCGCGGCCGCAGTGGCCCCGGCACGCCAGCGCTGATACGCCTCCTGGACCGGTACCCGGCGCTGCGCGCTGTGCCGGCGTAG